The proteins below come from a single Candidatus Zixiibacteriota bacterium genomic window:
- a CDS encoding insulinase family protein, with protein MYQMSKAIVVACGLIAVAFSTAVATDLPEIKFEKYTLENGLDVILHEDHSIPIVAVNIWYHVGSKNEVKGRTGFAHLFEHMMFQGSEHIQGEYFTPLEEIGGQVNGSTSEDRTNFWENVPSNYLELALWLESDRMGYLLGAMDQEKLDNQRDVVKNERRQGVDNQPYGTSGEIELKLMYPDDHPYSWPVIGSMEDLSAASLDDVGNFFKQYYTPNNASLVIAGDFKPEQAKQLVNKYFANLMPGPEIQRMTRWVPKLDDIKRATIEDDVELARLDYIWHTPAFYDPGDAEFDLLANILSTGKTSRLYKALVYEQEIAQNVVAYQASAELSSTFRIQVMARQGHTLEEIEQAVDAELRRLLTEGITPSELEQAKTTWEATYVRGLENVGGFGGRADVLNRYNTFLGGPGYLAWDMERYSKATIESVMKYAREYIDLDKRGIIHIVPQGMLVASDNVIDRSTKPTEMPEPSFSPPEIQQATLTNGLRILLVEDHKLPLIQMNLVLKSGWSADAAGKFGTAALTADMLNEGTKSRVALEIADEAKKLGAILTTGSYFDGSNVNLNSLTKNIDPSLELMADIALNPTFPEEELERLRKTYLGQIAQEGKQPFTAALKSFAEALYGKDHAYSQSYTGYGNEESINALTRADLVDYYKANYFPNNAAITIAGDITLAEARKKIERVFGKWEQGTVIVHELTAPPTPTEPVIYVIDKQNAEQSAIIAGNVAMARTDPDYLAFQVMNQALGGQFVSRINMNLREDKGYTYGAGSFVRAGRYDAPFITYAPVHTEFTKESVVEIVSELRGVSQDHPLTAEELEFAKSSLIKGFPQGFQTYGGIAGGLNTLVLYDLPLDGWSTYVDRVAAVDEATASRVASKFIRPESLVIIVVGDRVRIEEDLKNLNIGRVEGIGTGASLDKIEKLNSAE; from the coding sequence ATGTATCAGATGTCGAAAGCTATTGTAGTTGCCTGCGGTTTGATTGCGGTTGCGTTTTCTACTGCCGTAGCGACTGACTTGCCGGAGATCAAGTTCGAGAAGTACACTTTGGAGAACGGCCTCGACGTGATCTTGCACGAGGATCATTCGATCCCGATAGTGGCAGTGAATATTTGGTACCACGTAGGATCGAAGAACGAGGTAAAAGGACGGACCGGGTTCGCTCATCTGTTCGAACATATGATGTTCCAGGGCAGCGAGCACATACAGGGAGAGTATTTCACACCCCTTGAGGAAATTGGAGGACAGGTAAACGGTTCGACATCGGAAGATCGCACCAATTTCTGGGAGAATGTCCCCAGCAACTATCTTGAACTGGCTCTGTGGCTCGAATCGGATAGGATGGGTTACCTCCTCGGCGCGATGGATCAAGAGAAGCTCGACAACCAGCGTGATGTGGTGAAGAACGAACGCAGACAGGGTGTCGACAACCAACCGTACGGCACATCAGGGGAGATAGAATTGAAGCTGATGTATCCGGACGATCATCCATATTCATGGCCTGTGATCGGTAGCATGGAAGATCTATCGGCAGCTTCTCTGGACGATGTCGGCAACTTCTTCAAGCAGTACTACACTCCGAACAATGCTTCACTTGTGATTGCAGGCGACTTCAAGCCCGAACAGGCAAAGCAGCTTGTGAATAAGTACTTTGCGAACCTGATGCCGGGTCCCGAGATTCAGCGCATGACCCGGTGGGTGCCGAAACTTGATGACATCAAACGTGCCACCATCGAAGATGATGTGGAACTGGCTCGGCTCGATTACATCTGGCACACTCCTGCTTTCTACGATCCGGGCGATGCCGAGTTTGACCTGCTGGCGAACATACTTTCGACGGGAAAAACATCGCGTCTTTACAAAGCACTCGTCTACGAGCAGGAGATAGCTCAGAATGTCGTTGCATACCAGGCTTCAGCAGAGTTGAGCAGCACATTTCGTATCCAGGTTATGGCCCGCCAGGGACACACTCTGGAAGAAATCGAGCAGGCCGTGGATGCCGAACTTCGCAGACTTCTTACAGAAGGCATTACCCCTTCTGAGCTGGAACAGGCAAAGACAACATGGGAGGCCACCTACGTAAGAGGTTTGGAAAACGTCGGCGGCTTTGGGGGACGGGCAGATGTCCTGAATCGCTATAACACATTTCTCGGTGGTCCCGGTTATCTCGCATGGGATATGGAAAGATACTCAAAGGCAACGATCGAGAGTGTGATGAAATATGCAAGAGAATACATTGATCTCGACAAACGCGGAATCATTCACATCGTGCCGCAGGGGATGCTTGTCGCGAGCGACAATGTCATTGACAGATCGACGAAACCAACAGAAATGCCGGAACCTTCTTTCTCACCGCCGGAGATCCAGCAGGCAACGCTTACAAATGGACTCAGGATTCTTCTGGTTGAGGACCACAAATTACCCCTGATTCAGATGAATCTGGTGCTGAAGAGTGGTTGGTCTGCCGATGCAGCCGGCAAGTTCGGAACCGCTGCACTGACAGCAGACATGCTGAATGAAGGCACAAAGAGCCGTGTCGCCCTCGAAATTGCCGACGAGGCGAAAAAACTGGGAGCCATCCTGACTACGGGAAGTTATTTTGATGGATCCAACGTCAATCTCAACTCACTTACAAAAAACATCGATCCATCCCTGGAGTTGATGGCTGATATCGCTTTGAATCCAACGTTTCCTGAAGAAGAATTAGAGCGCTTGCGCAAGACATATCTTGGTCAAATCGCTCAGGAAGGCAAGCAGCCGTTTACAGCTGCACTCAAGTCATTTGCTGAGGCATTGTACGGCAAGGATCACGCATATAGCCAGTCGTACACTGGGTACGGGAACGAAGAAAGCATCAACGCGCTTACCCGTGCCGATCTCGTTGATTACTATAAGGCCAACTACTTCCCCAATAATGCTGCGATTACCATTGCCGGCGATATAACGCTCGCGGAGGCCAGAAAGAAGATCGAGCGTGTATTCGGCAAGTGGGAGCAGGGCACTGTGATAGTACATGAGCTGACTGCACCTCCGACGCCGACAGAACCCGTCATTTATGTGATCGACAAACAGAATGCGGAGCAGTCGGCCATAATAGCCGGAAACGTAGCCATGGCCCGGACTGATCCGGACTATTTGGCGTTTCAGGTGATGAATCAGGCACTTGGTGGTCAATTCGTCAGCCGAATCAATATGAATTTGCGCGAAGACAAGGGTTACACCTACGGTGCAGGCTCTTTCGTCAGGGCAGGGCGATATGACGCTCCATTTATCACGTATGCTCCGGTGCATACGGAGTTCACAAAAGAGTCGGTCGTCGAGATCGTTTCCGAACTGCGGGGAGTGTCGCAGGACCATCCCCTGACTGCGGAGGAACTCGAGTTTGCCAAGAGCAGTCTCATCAAGGGATTCCCACAGGGATTCCAAACTTACGGTGGGATTGCCGGTGGACTCAACACTCTTGTGCTCTACGATCTTCCCCTTGATGGGTGGTCGACATATGTCGACCGCGTTGCGGCTGTTGACGAAGCTACCGCATCTCGCGTCGCCAGCAAGTTTATTCGACCCGAATCACTGGTGATAATAGTGGTAGGTGACAGAGTCCGAATCGAGGAAGATCTCAAGAACTTGAATATTGGAAGAGTTGAGGGTATCGGAACGGGAGCCAGTCTCGATAAGATCGAGAAACTCAATAGCGCAGAATGA
- a CDS encoding class I SAM-dependent methyltransferase, whose translation MNDNNIKLVTPEQESSYDWQLRKEAEFWGKMARVRWDGGIPMTMDFTRATRYRVRRAELGWGDYFQDPKADALTPFGRARIRFINKTQSTSGNRALDLGCGAGWLALEEARAGKLVDAVDISAEEQNVAREYQSTLEETIPGSINWVVADLNRFETKIAEYDVVTAWDALHHIRNISGLIEQIDRGLKPGGYFLLSERVWGSENPSVRARIGMYLERFLWTLVPTPSPYTYRRKFREFYGTLSLFFKTKILRKKHTQMPWQIKDDGFCSPFEDACGQEIIDEVTKRFDIERMENYGGFTEEILRSLFLPRFLRMPATLFLGWLDHALVKARILEGKICIVYARKRDDR comes from the coding sequence GTGAATGATAACAATATCAAGCTGGTGACGCCTGAGCAGGAGAGCAGCTACGACTGGCAGCTCAGGAAAGAGGCCGAATTCTGGGGAAAGATGGCGCGAGTCCGCTGGGACGGCGGCATCCCAATGACGATGGACTTCACGCGCGCCACTCGATACAGGGTCAGGAGAGCTGAGCTCGGCTGGGGTGATTATTTCCAGGACCCAAAGGCGGATGCGCTGACACCATTCGGGCGCGCTCGAATTCGATTTATCAACAAGACACAGAGCACTTCCGGTAATCGCGCTCTCGATCTCGGCTGCGGAGCGGGATGGCTGGCACTCGAGGAAGCTCGGGCAGGCAAACTCGTCGATGCCGTCGACATAAGCGCCGAAGAACAGAATGTCGCGCGAGAATATCAGAGCACACTCGAAGAGACTATACCAGGCAGCATCAACTGGGTTGTTGCTGACCTCAATCGCTTTGAGACGAAGATCGCTGAATATGATGTCGTGACTGCATGGGATGCTCTCCATCACATCAGGAACATCTCGGGGCTGATCGAGCAGATTGACAGGGGTCTCAAACCTGGCGGGTACTTCCTGCTGAGCGAAAGAGTCTGGGGAAGTGAGAATCCCTCTGTGCGCGCCCGCATTGGAATGTATCTCGAACGGTTTCTCTGGACTCTTGTCCCCACGCCATCACCGTATACATACCGCCGGAAATTTAGGGAGTTCTACGGCACGCTGAGCCTATTCTTTAAGACCAAGATCCTGCGCAAGAAACACACACAGATGCCGTGGCAGATTAAAGACGATGGCTTCTGCTCCCCGTTTGAGGATGCTTGCGGTCAGGAGATAATCGATGAAGTTACAAAGCGCTTTGATATAGAGCGAATGGAGAACTACGGAGGATTCACCGAGGAAATCCTCAGAAGCCTCTTTCTTCCACGGTTTCTGAGAATGCCGGCGACGCTGTTTCTCGGGTGGCTGGACCATGCGCTTGTCAAAGCGCGGATTCTTGAAGGTAAGATCTGCATCGTATATGCTCGCAAGAGAGATGATCGATGA
- a CDS encoding Rrf2 family transcriptional regulator, translated as MRISRKADYALRAMSYMANQPDGKRSSISEIAENEAIPRDFLAKILKELTGKGLLKSYQGVTGGYQLAKRKSEITFLQIIEAMNDKIKVSLYVDKKGAPLQLFWSELQDTLIKTFQGVTLDNSRYVLRK; from the coding sequence ATGAGGATTTCTCGCAAGGCAGATTACGCTCTTCGAGCAATGTCGTACATGGCAAATCAACCGGACGGAAAGCGAAGCTCCATATCGGAGATCGCGGAGAATGAGGCAATCCCGCGCGACTTTCTGGCCAAGATACTCAAGGAGCTTACTGGCAAGGGACTTTTGAAATCATATCAAGGGGTAACGGGTGGTTATCAGCTTGCAAAGAGGAAATCAGAGATTACCTTTCTCCAGATCATCGAAGCGATGAACGACAAGATCAAAGTGAGTTTGTATGTCGATAAGAAAGGGGCTCCGTTGCAGCTATTCTGGTCAGAGCTGCAGGACACTCTGATCAAGACTTTCCAGGGAGTCACCCTCGACAACAGCCGGTATGTTCTGAGAAAGTAA
- a CDS encoding GNAT family N-acetyltransferase, with the protein MSQLKLIETFSDFMKLGTAWDELLCHSEADHAFMKHRWFDQWIRAFEAQDSLTIVTAWRDGQLAGALPLHRRDFNFRGVRARGLSFLSSDFTPRCNFICVDNDLVMDLGDAAFSLQDWDIIYMGNLEEETAATNKFVKFLGGKGQRFDSQIVEGLHSPYLLTDGSWDDYWSTLPTKTKRHLERMCIRRLDKVDSCELVKIETPQQFEDFKQAMFDISAKSWKADSGDHLIADTPQGRFYSEYTPVALESGDVCLYVLKIEGTAVGFEYHLSCNDRHSMIRCDFDREYKYYTPGNGLRVLILKRMFEQKKACEYDMGGDAYSYKLKWTSNIRKHVSITIGNSTPRGVIIMTAKNKILPKLRSYRRLVPFN; encoded by the coding sequence GTGAGCCAACTCAAACTAATCGAGACTTTCAGCGATTTCATGAAGTTGGGAACTGCGTGGGACGAACTCCTCTGTCACTCGGAAGCCGACCACGCATTCATGAAGCATCGCTGGTTCGATCAGTGGATCAGAGCGTTTGAGGCTCAGGATTCTCTTACAATCGTAACTGCGTGGAGAGACGGGCAATTGGCCGGTGCATTGCCGCTTCACAGGAGGGACTTCAACTTCAGAGGCGTTCGAGCGCGCGGGTTGTCCTTTTTGTCGTCAGATTTTACCCCACGCTGCAACTTCATTTGTGTCGACAACGACTTAGTGATGGATCTGGGAGATGCGGCATTCTCGTTGCAGGACTGGGATATTATCTACATGGGGAATCTGGAAGAAGAGACCGCGGCTACGAACAAGTTTGTCAAGTTTCTCGGTGGCAAGGGGCAAAGATTCGATTCTCAGATTGTGGAAGGACTGCACTCGCCTTATCTGCTGACTGACGGGAGTTGGGATGATTACTGGAGCACGCTCCCGACAAAGACCAAGAGACATCTGGAAAGAATGTGCATAAGGAGACTCGACAAAGTTGATTCTTGCGAATTGGTGAAAATCGAGACCCCTCAGCAGTTCGAAGATTTCAAGCAGGCAATGTTTGACATTTCGGCAAAGAGCTGGAAAGCGGACAGTGGCGATCACCTGATCGCTGATACTCCTCAAGGAAGATTCTATTCAGAGTACACTCCGGTTGCGCTCGAAAGTGGTGATGTGTGTCTGTATGTTCTCAAGATAGAGGGTACTGCCGTTGGTTTCGAATATCATCTGAGCTGCAATGATAGACACTCGATGATTCGATGCGATTTTGACAGGGAATACAAATACTACACCCCCGGCAACGGTCTCAGAGTGCTCATTCTTAAGAGGATGTTCGAGCAGAAGAAAGCATGCGAATACGACATGGGCGGTGATGCCTATTCTTACAAACTGAAGTGGACGAGCAACATCAGAAAACACGTCAGCATCACGATCGGAAACAGCACGCCGCGTGGTGTGATCATAATGACCGCCAAGAACAAGATTCTTCCGAAATTGCGCTCCTATCGACGCCTTGTTCCATTCAACTAG
- a CDS encoding DUF1028 domain-containing protein, which yields MPPVRAVFAVSVALALFVLMPGLAHATFSIVAIDSVSGAVGGAGASCIDGSHIINRMVEAIGSIHTQAYWNGDNQSNADSLLREGLTPDSIISWLANNDAQGNPAIRQYGVVTLAGPGASAGYTGSGCAAYAGHRIGPGYAIQGNILLGPEILDDMETAFLTTPGDIDERLMAALAAADVPGADTRCMDCEKPAISAFIRVKLPGDGMTSYLYKVVSTTPCEEDPIPILQAQYAEWQAEHVADGNLSGATIAPTLVPTEGTLLPQLTINARNDLGDPIEKGLSFVITNSGGGIVGEVTNSGGGEYAATVAPPAIAGSDTFTVSIYGGGEPVELSDHPVIDYYLCGDADWSGQPDIDDVVYLIQFIFAGGALPDPYEAGDADCTGEIDIDDVVFMIQYIFGGGPAPCSGC from the coding sequence ATGCCTCCGGTTAGAGCTGTATTCGCTGTGTCAGTTGCACTAGCGCTGTTTGTCCTGATGCCAGGATTGGCGCACGCTACGTTTTCGATAGTGGCAATCGATTCTGTAAGCGGCGCGGTCGGTGGAGCTGGGGCTTCATGCATAGACGGCTCGCATATCATCAACCGCATGGTCGAGGCCATCGGCTCGATACACACGCAGGCCTACTGGAACGGTGACAATCAGAGCAATGCCGATTCATTGCTGAGAGAAGGGTTGACTCCCGATTCGATTATAAGTTGGCTTGCCAATAATGACGCCCAGGGTAATCCGGCCATTCGCCAATACGGAGTTGTTACTCTCGCCGGTCCGGGAGCATCCGCCGGATATACCGGTTCCGGCTGCGCCGCCTATGCAGGTCATCGGATAGGACCAGGGTACGCAATTCAGGGGAATATCCTGCTCGGTCCGGAGATTCTCGATGACATGGAGACAGCGTTTCTGACGACACCGGGAGATATCGACGAAAGACTCATGGCTGCGCTCGCGGCTGCTGATGTTCCGGGCGCGGATACACGTTGCATGGATTGCGAGAAGCCCGCGATTTCAGCGTTCATAAGAGTGAAGCTGCCCGGCGATGGCATGACCTCATATCTGTACAAAGTCGTTTCCACTACGCCGTGCGAAGAAGACCCGATTCCGATTCTGCAAGCACAGTATGCCGAATGGCAGGCCGAACATGTTGCTGACGGCAATCTGTCCGGTGCGACTATCGCTCCGACACTCGTGCCGACAGAAGGTACACTGCTGCCGCAATTGACAATAAACGCACGCAACGATCTCGGTGATCCTATCGAAAAAGGTCTTTCCTTTGTGATCACAAACAGCGGCGGCGGTATTGTCGGCGAAGTCACGAATAGTGGTGGAGGAGAATATGCAGCCACAGTTGCTCCTCCTGCGATCGCGGGAAGTGACACATTCACGGTCTCAATCTATGGCGGTGGTGAACCGGTCGAATTGAGCGATCATCCAGTGATCGACTATTACTTGTGTGGTGATGCGGATTGGAGTGGTCAGCCGGACATCGATGACGTCGTTTATCTGATTCAGTTCATCTTTGCAGGAGGCGCACTGCCCGATCCGTATGAGGCGGGCGACGCAGACTGCACAGGTGAGATTGACATTGACGACGTTGTTTTTATGATTCAGTACATTTTTGGCGGCGGGCCAGCACCTTGCTCAGGGTGTTGA
- a CDS encoding choice-of-anchor D domain-containing protein → MRVRTLQPVVSVALMLALCAILSMPLSNAEAGQRDWSIVATYTIPEGASGLAWDGSYLYCGIYGANGNQVYRIDPSTGDYTLLTTGPQEDAFGLTFDGTYLWTTDHAGSSSDPAVALQFNMSGGLVSQFNLPDHYMSGIAYDGGDFWVATYYPDPATIYKVNSSGVVLDQFTAPDNQPWDFCIENSNLWMADYWGDALYLIDPSDGSLIESHPSDGVDPAGIVWDGQYLWYCDNGADYAFDYLYKVDLSGSGTPAISFPYTQHNYGIVTVGSPGTWNATVENVGTDNLVITGVSFSGSVDLSCTSTFPLTLLPTEQAQLPIVWSPLDFGALDAIATVESNDPINPSSDLTLTGNAVYPGADIYLVETLHDYGQVRLNANTRWFMVIENRGDAVLTIDDVYSDNSRFIVDKDLEFPIDIAVLSSEQIGIWFRPDAVGGFSASLTVSSNDPDENPQGVSIQGEGIDIPYPYGAGLWEFTITTDNYDNSVKAIAPIEDINDDGVPDVIICSEDDYIRCFNGNAHAHGDVLWEHYIYSGSVYSQVGLAIMDDIDMDGFDDVVVGSAWGGKLIRALSGLTGEEIWTHYTNEYGGGAWVYQVDCSYDYNGDDIRDVLASTGDDGDNTGPRRVYCLDALTGVSIWECPTNGPGFSVIGVEDFTGDGQPDVVAGASVNSETEARVYGINGETGGIEWTFSPTGSSVWALGQVDDFTGDGKKDIVAGDFSFTTGNLYGLDAADGSQEWIEPSVGSVIRIEIIADANADGHPDVIPAHTSPTAKVVDGQTGEVIWSHPIADKPWCLDVCPDISGDGIEDLMVGTLYSSNYCYFLNGKDGSELEAVYVGSPVDGLAAIPDIVGDGSWEVVVGDRDGHVYCLSGGTESQVVVCGDADGSTAIDIDDVVYLIAYIFASGPEPIPLVCVGDADGAAGVDIDDVVYLITYIFAGGPAPVSNCCG, encoded by the coding sequence ATGAGAGTGCGCACTTTACAACCTGTGGTGTCGGTGGCACTGATGCTTGCGCTTTGCGCGATCCTATCCATGCCTCTCTCCAATGCGGAAGCAGGCCAGCGCGACTGGTCCATTGTGGCGACGTACACCATACCAGAGGGGGCATCAGGGCTTGCCTGGGACGGTTCTTATCTTTATTGCGGCATCTATGGAGCCAACGGCAATCAGGTCTACCGGATAGACCCGTCGACCGGTGACTATACGCTTCTTACTACCGGACCTCAGGAGGATGCCTTCGGATTGACATTCGATGGAACGTATCTCTGGACAACAGATCATGCGGGCAGCAGTTCCGATCCGGCAGTCGCTCTGCAATTCAACATGAGCGGCGGACTGGTGTCACAGTTCAACCTGCCAGATCACTATATGTCCGGCATTGCTTACGACGGTGGCGATTTCTGGGTAGCCACATATTATCCTGACCCGGCGACTATCTACAAGGTCAATTCATCAGGCGTCGTACTCGATCAGTTCACTGCTCCCGACAATCAGCCGTGGGATTTCTGCATTGAGAATAGTAATCTATGGATGGCCGATTATTGGGGGGATGCACTCTACTTGATTGATCCATCAGATGGAAGTCTCATCGAATCGCACCCGAGTGATGGTGTCGATCCGGCTGGAATAGTGTGGGACGGACAGTATTTGTGGTACTGTGACAATGGTGCCGACTATGCCTTCGATTATCTCTACAAGGTCGATCTGTCCGGCAGCGGAACACCCGCGATCTCATTTCCCTACACACAGCATAACTATGGAATCGTGACGGTCGGATCGCCGGGGACCTGGAATGCGACGGTTGAAAATGTTGGCACCGACAACCTTGTCATCACCGGCGTCTCCTTCTCCGGCTCAGTGGATCTGTCTTGCACCTCCACGTTCCCATTAACTCTGCTGCCGACCGAACAGGCGCAGCTGCCGATTGTCTGGTCGCCTCTCGATTTTGGCGCACTTGACGCAATTGCAACCGTCGAATCGAACGATCCTATCAATCCGTCATCCGATCTTACTCTGACCGGCAATGCCGTATATCCCGGAGCTGATATCTATCTTGTGGAAACTCTGCACGACTATGGACAGGTGAGGCTCAACGCGAATACTCGATGGTTCATGGTCATCGAGAACCGTGGCGATGCTGTCCTGACGATTGACGATGTCTACTCTGATAACAGCCGCTTCATTGTAGACAAAGATCTTGAATTCCCGATTGATATTGCAGTGCTGTCGTCTGAGCAGATCGGTATCTGGTTTCGCCCCGATGCTGTGGGTGGATTCAGCGCGAGTTTGACGGTTAGCAGCAATGATCCCGATGAAAATCCGCAGGGCGTTTCAATCCAGGGAGAAGGCATCGACATACCGTATCCCTACGGCGCCGGCCTTTGGGAGTTCACAATCACAACCGACAACTATGATAACAGCGTCAAGGCGATTGCGCCGATTGAAGATATCAATGATGATGGCGTCCCAGATGTTATTATCTGCTCAGAAGATGACTACATCCGTTGTTTCAATGGCAACGCTCATGCCCATGGTGATGTTCTCTGGGAGCACTACATATATTCCGGATCAGTTTACTCGCAGGTAGGATTAGCGATAATGGATGATATCGACATGGATGGATTTGATGATGTTGTTGTCGGATCAGCCTGGGGTGGCAAGCTCATCCGAGCCTTGTCCGGTCTGACTGGTGAAGAAATCTGGACTCACTACACGAATGAGTACGGCGGCGGTGCATGGGTGTATCAGGTAGACTGCAGCTACGACTATAATGGCGATGACATAAGAGATGTGCTCGCATCGACAGGCGATGACGGTGACAACACCGGTCCCAGGCGTGTCTACTGTCTCGATGCACTAACGGGAGTTTCTATCTGGGAGTGCCCGACAAATGGTCCCGGATTCTCCGTGATCGGTGTGGAGGATTTCACGGGCGACGGTCAGCCGGATGTCGTCGCAGGCGCTTCAGTCAATTCCGAGACTGAAGCGAGAGTGTATGGAATCAATGGAGAGACCGGCGGTATAGAGTGGACATTTTCGCCGACTGGATCATCGGTCTGGGCGCTGGGGCAGGTCGATGACTTCACCGGCGATGGCAAGAAGGACATTGTGGCAGGCGATTTCAGCTTCACAACAGGCAATCTCTATGGGCTCGATGCTGCCGATGGCTCACAGGAATGGATTGAACCATCGGTCGGGTCTGTGATCAGGATCGAGATAATCGCTGACGCAAACGCTGACGGTCATCCTGACGTCATTCCGGCACATACTTCGCCAACAGCGAAGGTAGTCGACGGACAAACGGGCGAAGTGATCTGGAGCCATCCCATCGCAGACAAACCGTGGTGTCTGGATGTTTGTCCCGATATCAGCGGCGATGGCATCGAGGATCTGATGGTCGGCACTCTGTACTCGAGCAACTATTGCTATTTCCTCAACGGCAAAGATGGATCTGAGCTTGAGGCGGTGTATGTCGGCTCACCGGTTGATGGACTTGCAGCCATTCCGGACATTGTCGGCGACGGTTCTTGGGAAGTGGTCGTTGGCGACAGAGATGGTCATGTCTACTGCCTTTCGGGCGGAACTGAATCGCAAGTTGTTGTGTGTGGCGATGCTGATGGCTCGACCGCGATCGACATCGATGACGTTGTGTATCTGATAGCATACATTTTCGCGAGTGGTCCGGAACCGATCCCGCTTGTGTGCGTGGGTGATGCCGACGGTGCCGCAGGTGTTGATATTGATGACGTGGTCTACTTAATCACGTACATATTCGCCGGCGGTCCCGCACCGGTCTCGAATTGCTGCGGGTGA